In Helicobacter bilis, a genomic segment contains:
- a CDS encoding F0F1 ATP synthase subunit A: MEERLFTFAGLISTDHAFITIFYTILCAAVTIGISMFAVRKLQAVPTGMQNFYEWIIGGMLYIGKDSLGEKLARKYFPLAGTIGILVFYCNVIGMIPGFEAPTASISFTLVLALIVFFYYHFEGIRANGFGKYFGHFAGPIKLLSPLLFPVEIISHCSRIISLSFRLFGNIRGDDMFLLVMLQLVPWVVPLLPFGILMFMAVLQAFVFMILTYVYLASAVLLDDEH, encoded by the coding sequence ATGGAAGAAAGACTCTTTACATTTGCGGGGTTAATCAGCACCGACCATGCGTTTATTACAATCTTTTACACTATTTTATGTGCGGCTGTAACTATTGGCATTAGCATGTTTGCTGTGCGAAAACTACAAGCTGTGCCGACAGGTATGCAGAACTTTTATGAGTGGATTATCGGTGGTATGCTTTATATTGGTAAGGATTCTTTAGGTGAGAAGTTGGCACGCAAATATTTTCCTTTAGCTGGGACGATAGGCATTTTAGTGTTTTATTGCAATGTTATAGGTATGATTCCGGGATTTGAAGCACCTACCGCAAGCATTAGCTTTACTCTAGTGTTAGCTTTAATCGTGTTTTTTTACTACCACTTTGAGGGCATTAGGGCAAATGGTTTTGGGAAATATTTTGGACATTTTGCAGGTCCTATAAAGCTACTTTCACCATTGCTTTTCCCTGTTGAGATTATCTCACATTGTTCTCGTATTATCTCGCTATCGTTCCGTTTATTTGGGAATATACGCGGTGATGATATGTTTTTACTTGTAATGTTGCAGCTCGTCCCTTGGGTCGTGCCACTTTTACCATTTGGAATCCTTATGTTTATGGCTGTATTGCAGGCATTTGTATTTATGATTCTCACTTATGTATATTTGGCAAGTGCTGTTTTATTGGATGATGAGCATTAA
- a CDS encoding Jag N-terminal domain-containing protein: MKRFSANTLDAALIEATKHFDCSLTQIEYEVIQNPSSGFLGFLKKEAIIVATKKHNINTANTESTKPLETNIDSMNSTTSLNTETTQDTKESSATISAIDSKDSKINTSDNSLSNNKHIENMESNNQTDLNAKEYTSKESKDSDESDETPTKHTFIAKDLQTNKDNNTKSYANEFKADTLNKGPQESKAQEFKTRESQILESQITKPKTTDTKAAESSITDSKPTQTHANTKEIKQNTSIPHKKSIDERVQGDFDSTFYDKDSNVAWQDSTQSNAEQKKDIESICKEVQDELTELLSYLPLKLNKIHVEPYDDHTLFILIDGLDAALLIGQKGYRYKSLSYLLFNWIHTCYGLGVRLEIAQFLKNQEEMMRAYLGPIIESAKVNGKAQTKPLDGVLTHIALKMLRDALPNKYIVFRENADGEKYISISEFISNNNMRNNIHGFGNLPKY; this comes from the coding sequence ATGAAAAGATTTAGTGCAAACACGCTTGATGCTGCATTGATAGAAGCTACAAAGCATTTTGACTGCTCATTGACACAAATAGAATATGAAGTTATTCAGAATCCAAGTAGTGGATTTCTAGGATTCTTGAAAAAAGAAGCAATCATCGTTGCCACAAAAAAACATAATATCAATACCGCAAATACAGAATCTACAAAGCCACTTGAAACAAATATAGATAGTATGAATAGCACAACTTCACTCAACACCGAAACAACACAAGACACAAAAGAATCTTCTGCAACAATTTCTGCAATAGATTCTAAAGATTCTAAAATCAATACTAGCGACAATAGCTTATCAAATAATAAACATATTGAAAACATGGAAAGCAATAATCAAACAGACTTGAATGCCAAAGAATACACAAGTAAAGAAAGTAAAGATAGTGATGAAAGTGATGAAACACCGACAAAGCACACTTTCATAGCCAAAGATTTACAGACAAATAAAGACAATAACACTAAATCTTATGCAAATGAGTTTAAAGCCGACACGCTAAATAAAGGACCACAAGAGAGTAAAGCCCAAGAGTTTAAAACAAGAGAAAGCCAAATATTAGAATCTCAAATAACAAAACCCAAAACGACAGACACCAAAGCAGCAGAATCTAGCATAACAGATTCTAAGCCCACACAAACTCATGCAAACACAAAAGAAATAAAGCAAAATACTTCCATACCACATAAAAAGTCTATTGATGAGAGGGTGCAAGGCGATTTTGATTCTACATTTTATGATAAAGATTCTAATGTAGCGTGGCAGGATAGCACACAAAGTAATGCAGAGCAAAAAAAGGATATAGAATCTATTTGTAAAGAAGTCCAAGATGAGCTTACTGAACTGCTTTCTTACTTGCCACTAAAGCTTAATAAAATCCATGTAGAACCTTATGATGATCATACGCTTTTCATTCTTATTGATGGGCTTGATGCAGCTTTACTTATCGGGCAGAAAGGCTATCGTTACAAGTCTCTTAGCTATTTGCTTTTTAACTGGATTCATACTTGTTATGGTTTAGGTGTGCGACTTGAGATAGCACAATTTCTAAAGAATCAAGAAGAGATGATGAGAGCTTATCTTGGTCCTATCATTGAGAGTGCAAAAGTAAATGGTAAAGCACAGACAAAGCCACTAGATGGTGTCCTAACACACATTGCATTAAAAATGTTACGCGATGCCCTGCCAAATAAATATATTGTTTTTAGAGAAAATGCCGATGGGGAAAAATATATCAGCATTAGCGAATTTATAAGCAACAATAATATGCGAAACAATATACATGGCTTTGGGAATCTTCCTAAATATTAA
- a CDS encoding aldo/keto reductase, with amino-acid sequence MPILGFGTLKLGNQKETQKYVEQALEVGFRLFDTAQSYGNESSVGVSG; translated from the coding sequence ATGCCAATTCTTGGGTTTGGCACACTCAAATTAGGCAATCAAAAAGAAACACAAAAATATGTAGAACAAGCATTAGAAGTGGGATTTAGACTTTTTGATACCGCACAAAGTTATGGCAATGAATCTAGCGTGGGGGTAAGCGGTTAA
- a CDS encoding aldo/keto reductase yields MKREELFITSKLFKAYATEDKAGKAYNESLKKLQIDYADLYLIHQPINDTYGAYRAMSKLYKQKRVRAIGVSNFSNARLMDFVQNFEITPAVNQIECHPHFQQIQAQRFCQKLGVQMEAWSPLKQARDNILQDKTLCEIGSKHNKTPAQVILRWIVQRGIVTIPASKNIAHMRENFNIFDFSLDRADLLKIAKLDTPHRMLDHANPDTIKWLNEREIGTTLKR; encoded by the coding sequence ATTAAAAGGGAAGAGCTTTTTATCACTTCTAAGCTTTTTAAAGCCTATGCGACAGAGGATAAGGCAGGAAAAGCCTATAATGAAAGCTTAAAGAAATTGCAAATTGATTATGCGGATTTATATCTTATCCACCAGCCTATAAATGATACTTATGGTGCGTATAGGGCGATGAGTAAGCTTTATAAGCAAAAGAGAGTTAGGGCTATTGGCGTGAGTAACTTTAGCAATGCTAGACTAATGGATTTTGTGCAAAATTTTGAAATCACCCCCGCTGTAAATCAAATAGAGTGCCACCCGCATTTTCAGCAGATACAAGCCCAGCGATTTTGCCAAAAACTTGGAGTGCAAATGGAAGCGTGGAGTCCTCTAAAACAAGCACGAGATAATATATTGCAGGATAAAACCTTGTGTGAAATAGGCAGCAAACACAACAAAACTCCCGCACAAGTGATTCTAAGATGGATAGTCCAAAGAGGCATTGTAACCATACCAGCTAGTAAAAATATAGCCCATATGAGAGAAAATTTTAATATTTTTGATTTTTCGTTAGATAGAGCGGATTTGCTTAAGATAGCCAAGCTTGACACACCGCATAGAATGCTTGATCACGCCAATCCAGACACGATAAAATGGCTCAATGAAAGAGAAATCGGCACAACTTTGAAAAGATAA
- the mnmE gene encoding tRNA uridine-5-carboxymethylaminomethyl(34) synthesis GTPase MnmE, with amino-acid sequence MNTIVAISSALAKSAISIIRLSGDEALHIASKLLKKDALENLLIPRKATLHRIYNEKGEMLDKAIVIYFKSPKSFTGEDIVEFQSHGGILVANEILKACLAFGATLAKAGEFSMRALRNNKLDLVELEATLALINNTNTNLTKLLTRNMDGKLSEMLESVRQEILNIIAQIEVNIDYSEEDLDKDILSKSVSTLLSIQARFQAILDSSRHYQKLQDIKLCIIGKPNVGKSSLLNLLLMQDRAIVSDIAGTTRDTITAMLDICGNLVSLTDTAGIHTSTDSIEMQGIEKSMKSARESEIILCVFDISKPMSKEDFEILDFLKSECSNKSVLIVLNKNDLAKQNTHDFTPFQTITLNTKDENNARLLKEKIANFLTMEIDNNTFVLTNATQSNLLESACKNLSIAKELLISGSLELASFELHQSLQSLGSMTKPYDVEDMLDSMFSQFCVGK; translated from the coding sequence ATGAATACAATTGTAGCTATATCTAGTGCGCTTGCAAAAAGTGCTATTAGCATTATCCGCCTTAGCGGAGATGAAGCCTTGCATATTGCTTCAAAATTGCTTAAAAAAGATGCTTTAGAAAATCTATTAATCCCCAGAAAAGCCACACTTCATAGAATCTATAATGAAAAAGGCGAAATGTTAGATAAAGCCATTGTGATTTATTTTAAATCCCCAAAAAGTTTTACAGGTGAAGACATTGTGGAGTTTCAAAGTCATGGCGGCATTTTAGTGGCAAATGAGATTCTGAAAGCATGTTTAGCCTTTGGTGCGACTTTGGCTAAAGCTGGTGAATTTAGTATGCGAGCATTGCGTAATAATAAGCTTGATTTAGTAGAGTTGGAAGCAACACTTGCCCTAATAAACAACACAAATACAAACCTAACAAAGCTTTTAACAAGAAATATGGATGGCAAACTAAGTGAAATGTTAGAATCTGTGCGGCAAGAGATATTAAACATTATCGCACAAATTGAAGTGAATATCGATTATAGTGAAGAGGACTTAGACAAAGATATATTATCTAAAAGCGTTTCTACCCTGCTTTCAATACAAGCGAGATTCCAAGCTATACTTGATTCAAGCAGGCATTATCAAAAGTTGCAAGATATAAAGCTTTGTATCATAGGAAAACCAAATGTTGGTAAAAGCTCTTTGCTTAATCTCTTATTAATGCAAGATAGGGCGATTGTAAGCGATATAGCTGGGACGACAAGGGATACCATTACAGCCATGCTTGATATTTGTGGGAATCTAGTCTCACTCACTGATACTGCCGGCATACACACAAGCACAGATTCTATTGAAATGCAGGGGATAGAAAAAAGCATGAAGAGTGCAAGAGAGAGTGAGATAATCCTTTGTGTATTTGATATTTCAAAACCTATGAGTAAGGAAGATTTCGAAATACTAGACTTTTTAAAAAGCGAATGCAGTAATAAGTCTGTTTTAATCGTGCTAAATAAAAATGATTTAGCTAAGCAAAATACCCATGATTTTACACCCTTTCAAACAATCACTCTAAATACAAAAGATGAGAATAATGCAAGACTATTAAAAGAGAAAATTGCCAACTTTTTAACTATGGAGATTGATAATAATACCTTTGTGCTGACAAATGCCACACAAAGCAATCTTTTAGAATCTGCGTGCAAAAATCTTAGCATTGCAAAGGAATTGCTGATAAGTGGATCACTAGAACTTGCAAGTTTTGAATTACACCAGAGTTTGCAATCACTAGGCTCTATGACAAAGCCCTATGATGTAGAAGATATGCTAGATTCTATGTTTTCACAATTTTGCGTTGGTAAGTGA
- the yidC gene encoding membrane protein insertase YidC: MDKQSNLRLILAVAISFAVIVIWSKFFAPEPPIKEPQAANQVTDSSVKSENEVIPQSAMNTNANIIAPPSSTNASNTMKGIPTSVPQIKENLVRIESQDFDMDIDTSGAITQVYLKADKYTQPHQEGIFTHIGRLFGMVSGENKKLDRLPLLADNVPLYPLQMIFTDENYRKKSSEIKYSTDRSHIVLTDKAETLTLTQDLGDLVVKKIITIEPNMTYKVQIELSKQTQYLISNGMRPNADSESYVFHGVVLQKNNGSIEKIEDGDAKNEGENFDDALYVASVDRYYTSLLFNIDKPLSLSIGAFSKGLPTPFINVSSANEVLHGYIGPKDYRVLESINPHLTSVVEYGRITFFAKYIFALLDFLYQYIGNWGVAIIVLTIIIRIILFPLSFKGMVGMQKLKELAPKMKDLQAKYKGDPQKLQASMMELYKKHGANPLGGCLPLVLQIPVFFAIYRVLYNAVELKNAPLMWWIHDLSVMDPYFVLPLLMGLSMYLQQALTPTTFTDPMQEKVFKWLPVIFTFFLITFPAGLILYWTINNLISIIQQLAINKMLESKRQKEIEEHTHKKHTHKTKNRQ, encoded by the coding sequence GTGGATAAACAAAGTAATTTAAGGCTGATTTTAGCGGTTGCCATTTCATTTGCAGTTATTGTGATATGGTCAAAGTTTTTTGCACCAGAGCCACCGATAAAAGAGCCACAAGCAGCAAATCAAGTAACAGATTCTAGTGTTAAAAGTGAAAATGAGGTGATCCCACAAAGTGCGATGAATACAAATGCAAATATAATTGCACCGCCTTCATCAACAAACGCTAGTAATACTATGAAAGGCATTCCTACTTCTGTGCCACAAATAAAAGAAAATCTCGTGCGTATAGAATCACAAGATTTTGATATGGATATTGATACATCAGGTGCAATTACGCAGGTGTATCTCAAGGCGGATAAATACACCCAGCCACATCAAGAGGGCATTTTTACACATATTGGGCGACTTTTTGGTATGGTGAGCGGTGAGAATAAAAAGCTTGATAGACTGCCTTTATTAGCAGATAATGTGCCGCTTTATCCATTGCAAATGATTTTTACTGATGAGAATTATAGAAAAAAATCAAGTGAGATAAAATATAGCACAGACAGATCGCATATCGTGCTTACAGATAAAGCAGAAACGCTTACTTTAACGCAGGATTTAGGTGATTTAGTGGTAAAGAAGATTATCACTATTGAACCAAATATGACCTATAAAGTCCAAATAGAATTAAGCAAACAGACACAATATCTAATCAGCAATGGTATGCGTCCAAATGCAGATTCTGAAAGCTATGTATTCCACGGCGTAGTATTGCAAAAAAATAATGGCTCGATTGAAAAAATAGAAGATGGAGACGCAAAAAATGAGGGAGAAAACTTTGATGATGCACTCTATGTAGCAAGTGTAGATAGATATTATACAAGCCTTTTATTTAATATTGATAAGCCGCTTTCACTTAGCATTGGTGCTTTTAGCAAGGGACTGCCCACCCCTTTCATTAATGTAAGCAGTGCTAATGAAGTATTGCATGGCTATATAGGACCAAAAGATTATAGGGTTTTAGAATCTATTAATCCGCATTTAACAAGCGTTGTAGAATATGGCAGAATCACTTTCTTTGCGAAATACATCTTTGCATTGCTTGATTTCTTATATCAGTATATTGGAAATTGGGGCGTTGCCATCATCGTTTTGACAATCATTATACGCATTATCCTATTCCCATTAAGCTTTAAGGGCATGGTGGGTATGCAAAAGCTAAAAGAATTAGCCCCCAAAATGAAAGACTTACAAGCAAAATATAAAGGCGATCCACAGAAATTGCAAGCTTCAATGATGGAGCTTTATAAAAAACATGGTGCAAATCCGCTTGGTGGCTGTTTGCCACTTGTATTACAAATCCCTGTGTTTTTTGCTATTTATCGCGTTTTGTATAATGCAGTTGAGCTTAAAAACGCACCGCTTATGTGGTGGATACACGACTTAAGTGTTATGGATCCTTATTTTGTATTGCCTTTGCTTATGGGACTTTCTATGTATTTACAACAAGCCCTTACGCCCACAACCTTTACAGACCCTATGCAAGAAAAAGTGTTTAAATGGCTACCTGTTATTTTTACATTCTTTTTAATCACCTTTCCAGCAGGGCTTATACTTTATTGGACGATTAATAACCTTATTTCTATTATCCAGCAACTTGCTATTAATAAAATGCTAGAATCTAAAAGGCAAAAAGAGATTGAAGAGCATACCCACAAAAAACATACACATAAAACAAAAAATAGGCAATAA
- a CDS encoding FluC/FEX family fluoride channel, which produces MLTKLALISLGGGIGVALRFYIGYSVVSILPSQYLHYSFIATFCINMLACFGIGLCVAMIKGQDSLLFVFLTIGLLGGFSTFLPLA; this is translated from the coding sequence ATGCTAACCAAACTCGCACTTATCAGCCTAGGTGGTGGTATAGGGGTGGCGTTACGCTTTTATATAGGCTATAGTGTTGTATCTATTTTGCCAAGTCAATATCTGCATTATAGTTTCATAGCGACATTTTGTATCAATATGTTGGCGTGTTTTGGCATAGGGCTATGTGTGGCGATGATAAAGGGGCAAGATTCACTCTTATTTGTGTTTCTTACTATCGGTTTGCTTGGGGGATTTAGCACATTTTTACCTTTAGCCTAG
- a CDS encoding adenylate kinase yields the protein MIILIGGESYTGKMLLAQRLLEIYHYPYMSLDHLKMGFIKGLENPPFSVEEDSKITAFLWNIVVGIIETCIENEQNLILEGVSLEPKHVRNLLDSKPFASIKVLFLIFSKQYILKHYHTIKLKENTIEKRKESYVASKEQLIKEHSALKAQCKQYKLPFVEIQEDYENEMQGAVVMWAMSDK from the coding sequence ATGATAATTCTAATCGGTGGGGAAAGCTATACAGGCAAAATGCTTTTGGCACAAAGGTTGCTTGAAATCTATCATTATCCTTATATGAGTTTAGATCATTTAAAAATGGGCTTTATAAAAGGACTAGAAAATCCACCTTTTAGTGTGGAGGAAGATTCTAAAATCACCGCATTTTTATGGAATATCGTAGTTGGCATTATTGAAACTTGCATAGAAAATGAGCAAAATCTCATACTAGAGGGCGTAAGTTTAGAGCCCAAACATGTGCGAAACTTGCTAGATTCTAAGCCCTTTGCATCTATAAAAGTGCTTTTTCTTATCTTTTCAAAGCAATATATTTTAAAACATTATCACACAATAAAACTCAAAGAAAATACCATAGAAAAACGCAAGGAATCTTATGTGGCTAGTAAAGAGCAGCTTATAAAAGAGCATAGTGCGTTAAAAGCGCAATGCAAACAATATAAACTCCCCTTTGTTGAGATACAAGAAGATTATGAAAATGAAATGCAAGGTGCGGTTGTGATGTGGGCAATGAGTGATAAATAA
- the yidD gene encoding membrane protein insertion efficiency factor YidD, whose product MIQVLISSCMVRYCLFTLCFAIHFLILETILRKNLSRNNPCLNKQKSLNTIAMYLVRFYRYAISPLLGANCRFYPSCSSYALLLLRFDNVFIANVKILLRIFRCNPFFHGGFDFPSVYLSQRTFENIKLYQTSLAKPYIKSIPKTTYFFVDSHSCLLKLKKFYIISIHL is encoded by the coding sequence ATGATACAAGTGTTAATTTCATCGTGTATGGTGCGATACTGCTTATTTACTTTATGCTTTGCTATCCATTTTCTTATATTGGAAACTATCTTGAGAAAAAATTTATCACGCAATAATCCTTGCTTAAATAAACAAAAAAGCCTAAATACAATAGCCATGTATTTAGTAAGATTCTATCGATATGCTATTTCGCCTTTGCTTGGGGCTAATTGTCGTTTTTATCCATCGTGTTCTTCGTATGCTTTATTACTTTTGCGATTTGATAATGTTTTTATTGCGAATGTAAAGATTCTTTTAAGAATCTTTCGTTGTAATCCTTTTTTTCATGGTGGGTTTGATTTTCCAAGCGTATATCTAAGCCAAAGGACATTTGAAAATATAAAATTGTATCAAACTAGTTTAGCAAAACCTTATATCAAATCTATACCAAAAACGACATATTTTTTTGTAGATTCACATTCTTGTTTGCTTAAATTGAAAAAATTTTATATAATTTCGATTCATTTATAA
- a CDS encoding amino acid ABC transporter permease: MGELFSLTTLWRVLDGVGVLLFVALISIIFSVVGGLIMGRLMIVKSKIMQYICRFFLESVRIVPLIAWLFIIYYGIPSSFDLHISAITCGIIVFSMWGIAEMGDLVRASILNIPKHQRESALALGFSTWQIEYYIIIPQALKALMPSSINLFGRIIKTTSLLPLIGVVELLKVGQQLIEVVGRHDTSVNFIVYGAILLIYFMLCYPFSYIGNYLEKKFITQ, from the coding sequence GTGGGAGAACTCTTTAGTCTAACAACACTATGGCGGGTTTTAGATGGCGTTGGTGTTTTGCTATTTGTAGCATTGATTAGCATTATTTTTTCAGTTGTTGGTGGGCTTATTATGGGGCGACTTATGATTGTAAAAAGTAAGATTATGCAGTATATTTGTAGATTCTTTTTAGAATCTGTGCGGATTGTGCCGCTTATTGCATGGCTTTTTATTATCTATTATGGCATACCTAGTAGCTTTGACTTACATATCAGTGCGATTACTTGTGGGATTATTGTTTTTAGTATGTGGGGGATTGCTGAGATGGGTGATTTAGTCCGAGCAAGTATTCTTAATATACCAAAGCACCAAAGAGAATCTGCTCTTGCTTTAGGTTTTAGCACATGGCAGATTGAATATTACATAATTATCCCTCAAGCCCTAAAAGCTCTTATGCCCTCAAGCATAAATCTCTTTGGCAGAATCATTAAAACCACTTCGCTTTTGCCACTTATTGGCGTTGTGGAGCTTTTAAAAGTAGGGCAGCAGTTGATTGAGGTTGTTGGGCGACATGATACAAGTGTTAATTTCATCGTGTATGGTGCGATACTGCTTATTTACTTTATGCTTTGCTATCCATTTTCTTATATTGGAAACTATCTTGAGAAAAAATTTATCACGCAATAA